A window of Panicum virgatum strain AP13 chromosome 8K, P.virgatum_v5, whole genome shotgun sequence contains these coding sequences:
- the LOC120644141 gene encoding putative disease resistance protein RGA1 — protein MHNSKTEMRTKSMDITDQHQNIVLRSDPSCNELELHDALETSSDIVEEHIVGRREEKEKVMASLLEAMSKKVVILPIHGIGGIGKTTFARLIYNDPMFNCYSQVWVHVSQRFDSNKIYKPIILQLFGKESLANESKMIHSYLKELLRGKKILIVLDDRWEENQFLLQKLKDMLYHEESNITILVTTRSECVADRICTNLQPHKILPLTNDMCWDIIKQRSGFEDRNDKEQLMGIGQEIARKCGGVALAALSLGFTLRSLNFEEWMKVKDSHIWNKPVSDDFSLSNQVLASLKLSYSYMSPCLKLCFTYCAIFPKGHKIVKDGLIYEWIALDFIKPTILLSDMQLCEKYIVQLLGLSFFQQLVSPKVCYFSIPIQHLNFFFLLQSVENKRILTSDKKLKTCRLLTRIETTT, from the coding sequence ATGCATAATAGCAAGACAGAGATGAGAACGAAATCAATGGATATCACTGATCAACACCAGAATATTGTTTTGAGGTCAGACCCGAGTTGCAATGAGCTGGAACTTCACGATGCATTGGAAACATCATCAGATATAGTAGAAGAACACATTGTAgggaggagagaagaaaaagagaaagtaaTGGCCTCTTTGCTTGAGGCCATGTCAAAAAAGGTCGTCATCCTTCCTATACATGGTATTGGAGGCATTGGCAAGACAACTTTTGCAAGACTGATTTATAATGATCCAATGTTCAATTGTTATTCTCAGGTATGGGTCCATGTGTCCCAGAGATTTGACTCCAATAAGATTTATAAGCCTATAATTTTACAGCTATTTGGAAAAGAGAGCCTGGCTAATGAAAGTAAGATGATACATAGTTACCTCAAGGAACTACTTCGTGGTAAGAAGATTCTGATTGTTTTAGATGACCGATGGGAGGAGAATCAGTTCCTGTTGCAGAAGTTGAAGGATATGTTATATCACGAGGAGAGCAACATCACTATTTTAGTCACAACACGCAGTGAATGTGTTGCAGATAGAATCTGTACTAACCTTCAACCACACAAGATATTGCCCTTGACAAATGACATGTGTTGGGATATAATAAAACAAAGAAGTGGTTTTGAAGATAGAAATGACAAAGAACAGCTAATGGGTATAGGACAAGAGATTGCTCGGAAGTGTGGTGGTGTTGCTTTAGCAGCTCTATCTCTTGGGTTCACTTTACGGTCCTTGAATTTTGAAGAATGGATGAAAGTGAAAGACAGTCATATCTGGAATAAACCCGTTTCAGATGATTTCTCTTTGTCAAATCAAGTTCTTGCATCCTTGAAGTTAAGTTATAGCTATATGTCTCCATGCTTGAAGCTATGCTTTACCTACTGTGCAATCTTTCCAAAAGGTCACAAAATAGTTAAAGATGGTCTTATTTACGAATGGATTGCTTTGGATTTCATCAAGCCAACAATACTACTCTCGGATATGCAGCTTTGTGAAAAATATATTGTGCAGCTACTCGGACTATCATTTTTTCAACAACTAGTGTCACCTAAGGTGTGTTATTTCAGCATACCAATACAACATTTGAACTTTTTTTTCTTACTTCAATCAGTTGAAAACAAACGTATTCTAACTTCTGATAAAAAGTTAAAAACATGCCGACTTCTTACACGGATTGAAACAACCACTTAA